Proteins encoded together in one Luteimonas fraxinea window:
- a CDS encoding RNA polymerase sigma factor encodes MNAIAADLGLEDRIHLELPAARGGDQAAYGRIVQMSQNATTAIALAITRDVQASQDIAQEAYLKAWQQLGRLQNTTSFLPWLRQITRNLARDHLRARRERIVAGEAADIAIAQAADPDACPMQQIIDDETGRVAADLISDLPDESREVLLLYYREGGNSKQVAALLGLSDAAVRKRLSRARRSLREDLMARFQEFAASSAPGTAFTLLVTGGLAAFAKPAAAGTVAGVAAGGAFGAGVAGKAALGSASALGAAGVSLVFGGLTMWLCRKMVARYADTEAERRAILKLYDRWFVWGSLAGGVVGAGLGFMVGSRDMSGTWMSMAVAIALFLYNYPLLTSMPRLMNPLIARDIARDPKGGTRRALGYRLMFGTSGLILTNLGLVGVLLILWLKTA; translated from the coding sequence ATGAACGCCATCGCCGCCGACCTGGGCCTCGAAGACCGGATCCATCTGGAACTGCCCGCCGCGCGCGGTGGCGACCAGGCCGCGTACGGCCGCATCGTGCAGATGAGCCAGAACGCGACCACCGCGATCGCGCTGGCGATCACCCGTGACGTACAGGCCAGCCAGGACATCGCGCAGGAGGCCTATCTCAAGGCCTGGCAGCAGTTGGGCAGGCTGCAGAACACGACGAGTTTTCTGCCGTGGCTGCGACAGATCACCCGCAACCTCGCCCGCGACCATCTGCGCGCGCGCCGCGAACGGATTGTGGCTGGCGAGGCTGCCGACATCGCCATTGCACAGGCGGCCGATCCCGATGCCTGTCCGATGCAGCAGATCATCGATGACGAAACCGGCCGCGTCGCCGCGGACCTGATTTCCGATCTGCCCGACGAAAGCCGTGAAGTGCTGTTGCTGTACTACCGCGAAGGCGGCAACTCGAAGCAGGTTGCCGCCCTGCTCGGCCTGTCCGATGCCGCGGTGCGCAAGCGTCTGTCGCGCGCGCGCCGCAGCCTGCGCGAGGATCTGATGGCGCGTTTCCAGGAGTTCGCGGCGAGCTCGGCGCCGGGCACGGCGTTCACACTACTGGTGACGGGCGGACTGGCTGCGTTCGCGAAACCTGCCGCGGCGGGCACGGTCGCAGGGGTCGCGGCCGGCGGCGCATTCGGCGCAGGTGTCGCCGGCAAGGCCGCGCTGGGCAGTGCGAGTGCACTCGGCGCTGCCGGTGTATCGCTGGTGTTCGGCGGGCTGACGATGTGGCTGTGCCGGAAGATGGTCGCGCGTTACGCCGATACCGAGGCCGAGCGCCGCGCGATCCTGAAACTCTACGACCGCTGGTTCGTCTGGGGATCGCTGGCGGGTGGTGTCGTCGGGGCGGGCCTGGGCTTCATGGTGGGCAGCCGTGACATGTCGGGAACTTGGATGTCGATGGCGGTCGCGATCGCGTTGTTCCTCTACAACTATCCGCTGCTGACCAGCATGCCGCGCCTGATGAATCCGTTGATCGCGCGCGACATCGCGCGTGATCCCAAGGGCGGTACCCGCCGCGCACTCGGCTATCGCCTGATGTTCGGAACGAGTGGACTGATCCTGACCAACTTGGGCCTGGTGGGCGTGCTGCTGATCCTGTGGCTCAAGACCGCCTGA
- a CDS encoding acyl-CoA thioesterase encodes MTPPVSELIDLLSLERLEDNLFRGQSRDIGTKYVFGGQVLGQALSAAQATMTSPRPAHSLHAYFLRAGDVDAPIVYDVDRTRDGGSFSVRRVTAIQHGKVIFFCAASFQEEESGAEHQPVMPDVPAPEDIAPQDPLPAEVLAKLPVKVQRWLDRSGPFEFRHVIAPGETRRDELHPRKRPPFQQMWFRLTGPVGDAPALHRALLAYASDFQLLGTATFPHGISYYQPNVQMASLDHALWFHRPFRVDDWLLYSLDSPSAQGARGLARGQIFDRAGRLVASTAQEGMIRVLPGDDAAAKAG; translated from the coding sequence ATGACCCCGCCCGTTTCCGAACTGATCGACCTGCTCTCGCTCGAGCGCCTCGAAGACAACCTGTTCCGCGGCCAGAGCCGCGACATCGGCACCAAGTACGTGTTCGGTGGTCAGGTACTGGGCCAGGCGCTGTCGGCCGCGCAGGCCACGATGACCAGCCCGCGCCCGGCGCATTCGCTGCACGCGTATTTCCTGCGCGCTGGCGATGTGGACGCGCCGATCGTCTACGACGTCGACCGCACCCGCGATGGCGGCAGCTTCTCGGTGCGTCGCGTGACCGCGATCCAGCACGGCAAGGTGATCTTCTTCTGCGCCGCTTCGTTCCAGGAAGAAGAGTCCGGCGCCGAGCACCAGCCGGTGATGCCGGACGTGCCCGCGCCCGAGGACATCGCACCGCAGGATCCGCTGCCGGCCGAAGTGCTGGCGAAACTGCCGGTCAAGGTGCAGCGCTGGCTCGATCGCAGCGGCCCGTTCGAATTCCGCCACGTCATCGCGCCCGGCGAAACCCGCCGCGACGAACTGCACCCGCGCAAGCGTCCGCCGTTCCAGCAGATGTGGTTCCGACTGACCGGCCCGGTCGGCGATGCGCCCGCGCTGCATCGCGCGTTGCTGGCGTACGCGTCCGATTTCCAGCTGCTGGGCACTGCCACGTTCCCGCACGGCATCAGCTACTACCAGCCGAACGTGCAGATGGCCTCGCTCGACCACGCGCTGTGGTTCCACCGCCCGTTCCGCGTCGACGACTGGCTGCTCTATTCGCTCGACAGCCCCAGCGCGCAGGGTGCACGCGGGCTCGCGCGCGGTCAGATCTTCGACCGCGCAGGACGCCTGGTCGCCAGCACCGCGCAGGAAGGCATGATCCGCGTGCTGCCGGGCGACGACGCCGCGGCGAAGGCGGGCTGA
- a CDS encoding N-acetylmuramoyl-L-alanine amidase, which yields MSDPTSAPRIALQPLPYVDLLAPRAASDITLVVIHCTELPDLATARVYGERVLYDSGTGASGHWYIDRDGRIAEYVPATRVAHHVRGHNAQSLGIELVNTGRFPDWYDSRHQAMGEAYTPAQIDALVALLAHLCATLPNLRDIAGHEDLDTDRVAASDDPALTVARKRDPGPLFPWKDVLASVPLTRIGV from the coding sequence ATGTCCGACCCCACGTCCGCGCCCCGGATCGCGCTGCAACCGCTGCCCTATGTGGACCTGCTGGCGCCGCGCGCGGCATCGGACATCACCCTGGTGGTCATCCACTGCACCGAGCTGCCCGACCTCGCCACGGCGCGTGTCTACGGCGAGCGCGTGCTCTACGACAGCGGGACCGGCGCCAGCGGCCACTGGTACATCGACCGCGACGGCCGCATCGCCGAATACGTGCCGGCGACCCGAGTCGCCCATCATGTGCGCGGCCACAACGCGCAGTCGCTTGGCATCGAACTGGTCAACACCGGCCGTTTCCCAGACTGGTACGACAGCCGCCACCAGGCGATGGGCGAGGCCTACACACCGGCGCAGATCGACGCGCTCGTCGCCCTGCTCGCGCATCTGTGCGCCACGCTGCCGAACCTGCGCGACATTGCCGGCCACGAGGATCTGGACACCGATCGCGTCGCCGCCAGCGACGATCCGGCCCTGACCGTCGCCCGCAAGCGTGACCCCGGCCCGCTCTTCCCGTGGAAGGACGTGCTGGCGAGCGTCCCGCTGACCCGCATCGGCGTCTGA
- a CDS encoding MOSC domain-containing protein — MRNPPPDSDLHALMTQFPRVGRVDWIGLRPAREVPIRAVDSAVAVTGIGLEGDRYTGGSGKRGVTLIQAEHLPAIAALSGHAEVTPVTLRRNLVVSGIPLIALKGRRFRVGDVLLEGTAPCDPCSKMEAALGPGGYNAIRGMGGLCARVIEGGALKIGDAVEWVDA; from the coding sequence ATGAGAAATCCGCCGCCAGACTCCGACCTGCACGCCCTGATGACGCAGTTTCCGCGCGTCGGACGCGTGGACTGGATCGGCTTGCGGCCGGCCCGTGAGGTGCCGATCCGCGCGGTCGACAGCGCTGTCGCGGTGACCGGCATCGGTCTCGAAGGCGATCGTTACACCGGCGGCAGCGGCAAGCGCGGCGTGACCCTGATCCAGGCCGAGCATCTGCCGGCAATCGCCGCGCTGAGCGGCCATGCCGAGGTCACGCCGGTGACGCTGCGCCGCAACCTCGTGGTCTCGGGCATTCCGCTGATCGCGCTCAAGGGGCGGCGTTTCCGCGTCGGCGATGTGCTGCTCGAAGGCACCGCGCCCTGCGATCCGTGTTCGAAGATGGAGGCGGCGCTCGGCCCCGGCGGTTACAACGCGATCCGCGGCATGGGCGGCCTATGCGCGCGCGTGATCGAGGGTGGCGCGCTGAAGATCGGTGACGCGGTCGAATGGGTGGACGCATGA
- the rlmKL gene encoding bifunctional 23S rRNA (guanine(2069)-N(7))-methyltransferase RlmK/23S rRNA (guanine(2445)-N(2))-methyltransferase RlmL: MKFFASCPKGLEYLLVDELLALGCAHATATTAGANVEGTLHDAQRAVLWSRLASRVLWPIADYACEDEDALYAGARAIDWTAHLDATMTLAIDPHVSGSAITHARYAAQRVKDAIVDGLREATGARPDVDVESPDLRLSLVVRKGRAILSVDLGGGPLHRRGWRRAQGEAPLKENLAAAVLMRGGWPALYTEGGALLDPMCGSGTLLIEGALMAADVAPGLARDGGAATAGRAPSRWRGFDVAHWETLCEDALARERTGRQRLRAVFFGRDLDPHAIHAARENATAAGLREAIEWQIGDIATLQAPVPPASQEDATLAESVKRGLAVCNPPYDARLAADPALYRTLGNALGRAVPEWRASLLCGDPELAHATGLRAKKKYQVFNGAIECSLIVCDPVRLPQRAVSETAEELGEGATMVANRLRKNLRKFKTWREREGVTCYRVYDADLPEYAAAIDVYIQSEADVSAEGTPLWLHIQEYAAPAEIPEDVTRRRFGDVLAAARDVFRIPRERIAVKTRSKGKGGSKYGRFDARHEFLLVDEGRVHLRVNLFDYLDTGLFLDHRPMRLRIADEAADTRFLNLFGYTGAATVHAAGGGARTTTTVDLSGTYLQWCADNLGANGYGGAKHRLVQADALQWLEAETAQYDLIFCDPPTFSNSARAKDFDIQREHVRLLEAAVARLAPGGVLYFSNNFRRFKLDTEAVAAFAHVDDISPATIPQDFERNPRIHRAWRITAR; the protein is encoded by the coding sequence ATGAAATTTTTCGCCAGCTGCCCCAAGGGCCTCGAATATCTGCTCGTCGACGAGCTGCTCGCACTCGGATGCGCGCACGCCACAGCGACGACCGCCGGCGCCAATGTCGAGGGCACCCTGCATGACGCGCAACGCGCGGTGCTGTGGTCGCGCCTGGCCAGCCGCGTGCTGTGGCCGATCGCCGACTACGCCTGCGAGGACGAGGACGCGCTCTACGCCGGCGCGCGCGCGATCGACTGGACCGCGCATCTCGACGCGACCATGACGCTGGCGATCGATCCGCATGTCTCGGGCAGCGCGATCACCCACGCGCGCTACGCCGCGCAGCGGGTCAAGGACGCGATCGTCGACGGCTTGCGCGAAGCGACCGGTGCGCGGCCGGACGTCGATGTCGAATCGCCGGATCTGCGCCTGAGCCTGGTGGTGCGCAAGGGCCGCGCGATCCTGTCGGTCGATCTCGGCGGTGGCCCGCTGCATCGTCGCGGCTGGCGTCGTGCACAGGGCGAGGCGCCGTTGAAGGAAAACCTCGCGGCTGCAGTGCTGATGCGCGGCGGATGGCCGGCGCTCTACACCGAAGGTGGCGCGCTGCTGGATCCGATGTGCGGCAGCGGCACGCTGCTGATCGAAGGCGCGCTGATGGCCGCCGATGTCGCACCGGGCCTGGCGCGTGATGGCGGTGCGGCGACGGCTGGCCGTGCGCCGAGCCGCTGGCGCGGGTTCGACGTCGCGCACTGGGAAACGCTGTGCGAAGACGCCCTCGCGCGCGAACGGACCGGCCGTCAGCGCCTGCGCGCCGTGTTCTTCGGCCGCGATCTCGACCCGCACGCGATCCACGCCGCGCGCGAGAACGCGACGGCCGCCGGTCTGCGCGAGGCGATCGAGTGGCAGATCGGCGACATCGCCACCCTGCAGGCACCGGTGCCGCCGGCCTCGCAGGAGGACGCCACGCTGGCGGAATCGGTGAAGCGCGGCCTCGCGGTCTGCAATCCGCCCTACGACGCGCGCCTTGCCGCCGACCCGGCGCTGTATCGCACGCTCGGCAATGCGCTGGGACGCGCGGTGCCCGAGTGGCGCGCGAGCCTGCTGTGCGGCGACCCCGAACTCGCACACGCCACCGGCCTGCGCGCGAAGAAGAAGTACCAGGTGTTCAACGGCGCTATCGAGTGCAGCCTGATCGTCTGCGATCCGGTACGGCTGCCGCAGCGCGCCGTCAGCGAGACAGCGGAAGAGCTCGGCGAAGGCGCGACGATGGTCGCCAACCGTCTGCGCAAGAACCTGCGCAAGTTCAAGACCTGGCGCGAGAGAGAGGGCGTGACCTGCTACCGCGTCTACGACGCCGATCTGCCGGAATACGCGGCCGCGATCGACGTCTACATCCAGTCCGAAGCGGATGTCAGCGCCGAAGGCACGCCACTGTGGCTGCACATCCAGGAATACGCAGCGCCGGCCGAGATTCCGGAGGACGTGACGCGGCGCCGCTTCGGCGATGTGCTCGCCGCTGCGCGTGACGTGTTCCGCATTCCGCGCGAGCGCATCGCGGTCAAGACACGTTCGAAGGGCAAGGGCGGCAGCAAGTACGGCCGGTTCGATGCGCGCCACGAATTCCTGCTGGTCGACGAAGGCCGCGTGCACCTGCGCGTGAACCTGTTCGACTATCTCGACACCGGCCTGTTCCTCGATCACCGGCCGATGCGTCTGCGCATTGCCGACGAAGCCGCCGACACCCGCTTCCTCAACCTGTTCGGCTACACCGGCGCGGCCACCGTGCATGCGGCCGGCGGCGGCGCGCGCACCACGACCACAGTCGATCTGTCGGGCACATACCTGCAGTGGTGCGCCGACAACCTCGGCGCGAACGGCTACGGCGGCGCGAAGCATCGCCTGGTGCAGGCCGATGCGCTGCAGTGGCTGGAAGCCGAGACGGCGCAGTACGATCTGATTTTCTGCGACCCGCCGACGTTCTCGAACTCGGCGCGTGCCAAGGATTTCGACATCCAGCGCGAACACGTGCGCCTGCTGGAAGCCGCGGTCGCGCGGCTCGCGCCGGGCGGCGTGCTGTATTTCTCCAACAACTTCCGCCGTTTCAAGCTCGACACCGAAGCTGTCGCCGCTTTCGCGCACGTCGATGACATCAGCCCGGCGACGATTCCGCAGGACTTCGAACGCAACCCGCGCATCCACCGCGCCTGGCGCATCACCGCGCGCTGA
- a CDS encoding pirin family protein: MTTTDAVRIIRHLRGMPASDGAGVKLTRVIGSPQLPDLDPFLMLDEFGTDRAEDYLAGFPEHPHRGFETVTYMLDGRMRHKDNHGNEGLLVPGSVQWMTAGRGLVHSEMPEQEAGRMRGFQLWVNLPAKDKMTAPKYQEFAPERIPVVQAGEGVSVKVIAGVVDGVSGPIAQPATDPLYLDITLAPGAAWRYALPEGHNAFAYAFEGDARVGEGNDARPLSSQELAVLGGGAQLILEAGDTGARLILVAGRPLREPVARHGPFVMNTREELMQAFVDFEQGRF; encoded by the coding sequence ATGACCACCACCGATGCCGTCCGCATCATCCGCCACCTGCGCGGCATGCCCGCCAGCGACGGTGCCGGGGTGAAGCTCACGCGCGTGATCGGCAGCCCGCAGCTGCCCGATCTCGATCCGTTCCTGATGCTCGACGAGTTCGGCACCGACCGCGCTGAGGATTACCTCGCCGGCTTCCCCGAACATCCGCACCGCGGCTTCGAAACCGTCACCTACATGCTCGACGGCCGGATGCGCCACAAGGACAACCACGGTAACGAGGGCCTGCTGGTGCCGGGCAGCGTGCAGTGGATGACCGCCGGTCGCGGCCTCGTGCATTCGGAGATGCCCGAACAGGAGGCAGGCCGCATGCGCGGCTTCCAGCTGTGGGTGAACCTGCCGGCGAAGGACAAGATGACCGCGCCGAAGTACCAGGAATTCGCACCCGAGCGCATTCCAGTTGTGCAGGCAGGTGAAGGTGTGTCGGTGAAGGTGATCGCCGGTGTCGTCGACGGCGTCAGCGGACCGATCGCGCAGCCCGCGACCGATCCGCTCTATCTCGACATCACGCTCGCTCCCGGTGCCGCCTGGCGTTACGCGCTGCCCGAAGGCCACAACGCATTCGCTTACGCCTTCGAAGGCGATGCGCGCGTGGGCGAGGGCAACGACGCGCGTCCGCTGTCGTCGCAGGAACTCGCCGTGCTCGGCGGCGGCGCGCAGTTGATTCTGGAAGCCGGCGATACAGGTGCGCGATTGATCCTCGTCGCAGGTCGGCCGCTGCGTGAGCCGGTCGCCCGTCATGGACCGTTCGTCATGAACACCCGCGAAGAACTGATGCAGGCGTTCGTTGATTTCGAGCAGGGCCGGTTCTGA
- a CDS encoding pirin family protein produces MTLLINPRTHDLGGFEVRRAVPTLQARSVGPFVFVDHMGPAIFEKGAGVDVRPHPHIGLATVTFLWSGTIHHADTLGYSQDITAGDVNWMTAGRGIAHAERTPQSLREGEHPLHGMQTWVALPKTYEETAPEFHHHAASTLPQFRRDGAWVRVIAGRGFGEESPVRVFADTLNVALDLEPDAEILIPPSHAERALYVLEGEAQLDGADIPPRHLAVLDAGAVAKLRAKTPLKAMLFGGEPLDGPRHLWWNFVSSSKDRIEQAKDDWRAGRFGTVPGDPEFIPLPER; encoded by the coding sequence ATGACCTTGTTGATCAATCCACGTACCCACGATCTCGGAGGGTTCGAGGTGCGCCGCGCGGTGCCGACGCTGCAGGCGCGCAGCGTGGGGCCGTTCGTGTTCGTCGACCACATGGGCCCTGCGATTTTCGAGAAGGGCGCCGGCGTGGACGTGCGGCCGCATCCGCATATCGGCCTGGCGACGGTGACGTTCCTGTGGTCGGGCACGATCCATCACGCCGATACGCTCGGCTACTCGCAGGACATCACCGCGGGCGACGTGAACTGGATGACGGCCGGTCGAGGCATCGCGCATGCCGAGCGCACGCCGCAATCGCTGCGCGAAGGCGAGCACCCGCTGCACGGTATGCAGACCTGGGTCGCACTGCCGAAGACGTACGAGGAAACCGCGCCGGAGTTCCATCACCATGCCGCGTCGACGCTGCCGCAGTTCCGCCGCGATGGCGCGTGGGTGCGAGTGATCGCGGGTCGTGGTTTCGGCGAGGAATCGCCGGTGCGCGTGTTCGCCGACACGCTCAACGTGGCGCTGGATCTCGAGCCGGACGCCGAAATTTTGATCCCCCCTTCGCATGCCGAGCGCGCGCTCTACGTGCTCGAAGGCGAGGCGCAACTCGACGGTGCGGACATTCCGCCGCGCCATCTTGCTGTGCTGGATGCAGGCGCGGTCGCCAAGCTGCGCGCGAAGACGCCGCTCAAGGCGATGCTGTTCGGCGGCGAACCGCTCGATGGACCGCGTCACCTGTGGTGGAACTTCGTGTCGTCTTCGAAAGACCGGATCGAGCAGGCCAAGGACGATTGGCGTGCGGGTCGCTTCGGCACGGTGCCGGGCGATCCGGAGTTCATTCCGCTTCCGGAACGGTGA
- a CDS encoding DNA-deoxyinosine glycosylase produces MTGSLIRSFAPVANDRARVLVLGSMPGVASLDADRYYAHPRNLFWPIVGTLFGFDPALSYDARLARLTACGVALWDVAGECVRPGSLDARIEAGSVVPNDIGGLLARYPGIERIRFNGAAAESLFRRHVLPTLDVVPDLLRLPSTSPAHAALGFEAKLAAWRVGLVGP; encoded by the coding sequence ATGACCGGATCCTTGATCCGCAGCTTTGCGCCGGTGGCCAACGACCGTGCTCGTGTGCTGGTACTCGGCAGCATGCCGGGCGTGGCGTCGCTTGATGCAGATCGCTACTACGCCCATCCGCGGAATCTGTTCTGGCCGATTGTCGGAACGCTGTTCGGATTCGATCCGGCGCTGTCGTATGACGCGCGGCTTGCGCGGCTGACAGCGTGTGGCGTGGCGCTGTGGGACGTGGCTGGGGAATGCGTGCGTCCCGGAAGCCTTGATGCGCGCATCGAGGCGGGCAGCGTAGTGCCGAACGATATCGGTGGACTGCTGGCGCGCTATCCGGGCATCGAGCGTATCCGGTTCAACGGCGCGGCCGCGGAGTCGCTGTTCCGGCGGCATGTGCTGCCGACGCTGGACGTCGTGCCCGATCTTTTGCGACTGCCGTCGACGAGTCCGGCACATGCAGCGCTTGGGTTCGAGGCGAAGCTGGCGGCCTGGCGTGTGGGGCTGGTTGGTCCGTGA
- a CDS encoding Imm32 family immunity protein: MLSIVAEQSGDVVYLHADLAGLEALEKAISSLRQRVEKGECEDSHLFSESWGGAELTESMLLQEQSSGCRQVHHLKLYGWTQDWAHKHGLSKDAP, from the coding sequence ATGCTGAGCATCGTCGCAGAACAGTCGGGAGATGTGGTTTACCTGCACGCAGACTTGGCCGGCCTCGAAGCCCTTGAGAAAGCGATCTCTTCTTTGCGTCAGCGCGTCGAAAAAGGCGAGTGTGAAGACAGCCATCTCTTTAGCGAGTCATGGGGTGGCGCGGAGCTTACAGAGTCAATGTTGCTGCAAGAGCAGTCTTCCGGCTGCAGGCAGGTCCATCACCTGAAGCTCTATGGTTGGACTCAAGATTGGGCGCATAAGCACGGCTTATCCAAGGATGCGCCCTAA